Genomic segment of Hymenobacter aquaticus:
GGCGCTGAAAGGGCAGGGCATTGTAATCAAAGACTCAAAAACCGGCGTTGACTGGGCATATGAAGAATAACAGAATTGGACTGGCCCTGGCGCTGGCCGCGGGGTTGCTCGTGGCCAGCTGCGGCCCGGATAAAAAGGAAACCGCCGACACCACCTCCACGCCCGAGACGCCGAAAGTAGCCGCGCCCAGCTTCAACGCGGATTCGGCCTACGCGTTTACGGCCCGGCAGGTCGCTTTTGGTCCCCGCGTGCCCAACACCAAGGCCCACGTAGCCACCGGCGACTGGCTGGTGAAGCAATTCAAAAGCTATGGCCTGACGGTGAAAGAGCAGCCCTTCGAGGTTATGGCTTTCGACGGCAAGATGCTCCGCTCGCGCAACATCATTGCCCAGTTTGCCCCCACGGCCGCCCGGCGCATTGCCGTGTTTGCCCACTGGGACACGCGCCCCTTCGCCGATAAGGACAAGGAAAAGAAAAACGCCCCCCTCGACGGCGCCAGCGACGGGGCCAGCGGGGTAGCCATTGTCCTGGAAATGGCCCGGGTGCTCAGCCAGCAGGCCGCCGCCCAGCAGCCCGGCGTCGGCGTCGACTTCATCCTGTTCGACTCCGAAGACTACGGCTACGACTCGTCCACCCAAAGCGACCTGAAGGATCAGCTCAGCGCCCAGGGCAAGGACAGCTGGTGTTTGGGCTCCCAGTACTGGTCGAAAAACCTGGTGCCGGCCGGCTACAAGCCCAGCTACGGCATCTTGCTCGACATGGTGGGGGCCAAGAATGCCAAGTTCAGCCGCGAGGAAACGTCCCGGCAGTATGCCCGCGACGTGGTGGATAAAGTGTGGAATACCGGCGCCCAGCTCGGCTACTCCGACTTTTTCCTGTTCCAGGACAGCCCTGGCATCGACGATGACCACGTGTACACCAACCAGGCCGGCGTGCGCACCATCGACATCATCGACCACCTGCCCGTCGGCGACGACTACTTCCCGGCCTACCACCACACCACCCAGGACAACATGAGCGTCATCGACAAGCGCACCCTGAAAGCCGTGGGCCAGACCGTGCTCCAAACGATTTACAACGAGTAGCCCCGAGCTATTCCGCTGAAAAAAGGCCCGGCAACCTGCATTGCCGGGCCTTTTTGTTTGTATTTTCGTTAGAATTAAGCCGCAGATAGTATTTACGCTCGGGGCAAAAACAACGCTCCCCACCTTGCGGTAAAAGCTGTAGCTTCGCAGAAGACAGCAGCTAAACATCCAACGGGTGGGCACCGGGCTGGCGCTGGCCATACGACAGGAGCCCTGCAGCTTACTTTAAGTCGCACTTGGGAAAATAGTGGGTCACTCGCTGCGTGCTGGTTGCCGCGCTGCCCCCGCAGGATGACGTCACGGCTACAGCCACTGTGGCTGAGGGGGCCTCAGTGCCAAGATATACTTCTATGCTGGTGCGGCCGTCGTATGAGGGCTGGTAGTAACCATCAATAGTCCACCGGTAGTCGGTGCCAAGGTTGGTGCCCGCCGCCGATACCCGCATCATTGCCGCACAGTTGTTACTGTTTCTGGGGGCGGTAGAAAGAGCCACGGCCGCTGCGCAGTTGCTGGGCCCAATCTTGACAATGTTGCCCACTGAGGGTATCCCATTCCCATCGAGGAGAAACAGCAGGTAGTGCCCCGGCGGACAGGCGTTGGCATCGGGTGGGGCGGTTACCGTAAGGCCATTGGTTGTCTGGGTAAAACTTGATTCAGCAAAGCGTTGATTCATGTTGAATGAGTGCGTTACTGACGAGAGCCGTACCCAGGTCACCCGCGTGATACGAGCATAATCAGGGGTTGGGAGAATGAACGATTGCCCGTACCCTACGGCCGGGGGCACACCGCCGACACTAGGCCGTGGGCCATTGAACAGGTAGGGTGGGCTGTAGATTTCCGCGTCGTAATGCGCCGTGAAACCACCTCCTTCGCCGCCGCCGGCCGAGAGCACCCTTCCGTCGGGCAGTAGCACGGCCGTGGAATGATAGAGGCGTGGAACTTTCATAGCCGCCACCGTACGCCACGAGCCGTCGGGAGCCGTGGCAGTGGGCGGCGTCCAGATTTCAGCCGACAGAACGGCATCGGCATCCACGGTAGTAGCCGCTGACACGCCGCCCGTCACCAGCACCGTCCCATCGGGCAGCAGCGTGGCATTAACGTGCTGGCGTCCAAAAGCCATGTTGGGCCCGAAACGGAACTGCGGGCTAGCACTGTTCAGGTCGATAAGCTCCGTGGTGCGCGTAACGCCCCCGAAGCCACCCCCACCCGCAATCAGGATTTTGCCGGGCGCGTACATCACAGCCGTGCCTGCTTCGTGCTCGCCCAGGTCGTATTGGTGCAAGTCCACCGCCTGCGGATGCGCCAGTTGATGTCGGCCCACATCTTGCCAAGCGCCCGCGCCGGTAGTGCTCAGATAACCGGTATTACTGTTGGGCCCGGCATTGAACACGCGCCCGTCCGGGGCCCCAAACATCATCGGGTAGAGCGGCAGCCGCCGCGCAGCCCCGGTAAGCCGTCGCCACCCGCCGCCGGTTTGCCAGACTTCGGGAATGAGATTCTGGGTGGTCGGGTTAGCTTTGGCATTTGGTGCTGGTAAATTACCTCCGTGTATCTGCCCCGCAATAGCGAGAGACTCCCCATTTGCCAGCGAGGTATTCGTAGGGTACCAGCGGCGCTCGGCCATTAGCGGCACAGCGTGCGAGGAAGCAGGCGTTTGCCAGGTGCCCGTGCTGAAGTCGAAGATGTTAGCGTCGGCAATACCAATATAGCCCTCTTGCACTTTAGTAGGAGGCTGTAACGGGTCTGGGGAAGGAAATACAGTGCCGTAAGAATGATGCCCTCCCGCCACCAGCAGCTTGCCATCCGGCATCAGATTATGCCCACTACAGAAGATGTTGCTATCAGAATTTTCAAATGATGTAAAAGTGCCAGTAGATGGATTCCATTGATAGGCAGGCGACATAGTCATCACACTGGTGGCATTATGTCCTTCCCAGGAAAAAACATTCCCGTTGGGCAGCACATGCGTATGAATGCCCACGATTCCGGTGCCGCCCTCCGGCCTTGCATAGGGAGTCCAGCCAAACGGGGCCGACCATTGGCCCACCTCATTAGTTGGGCGGGTAAGCCGGGCTTCCCACCCGGCAGCAGTGGTTTCGAAGCCCGGTAGCAGGTTGATAGCTTGGCGGGCGTAGACCGATGAAGAAGTAGGAGCCGCTCGCATCTCTGTGAGTGATTGGGCGCGGCAAGGGAAGACCATCCTACCCAACAGGAGGCCAAAAAATATAGCGTTGCGCATGGTCAACAGTTTCGGTACAGGAAAGCACGCGCTTATTCTACCAACAGACGCTGGGCTAGGTAGCCGGGGCTGCGCAGCAGGTACACGCCCGCGGGTAGTGCCAGCGGCAGGCGCAGCGGCCCGCTACCGGGCGTGCGGGCCCGCAGCAGCGGGCGGCCCAGCGCGTCGTGTAGCTGCACGGTCTGGCCCGGTGGCAGGCCGCTGAGCCAGACCTCACCCTGGGCCGGGTTGGGCCAGACAGCGAAAGCGGGGCCGCGTTGGGCCGGGTGCGCGGCCAATGGTGCGCTGCTGAGCTTGGCCACGAAGCCCGTGGCGTACTGCCCGGCCACGGGCTGGAGCACGGTGGGACCCAAGGTGGTCGGCGCGTTGTAGAAGCCAGCCAGGTACAGTTCGCCGGCGGCGTTGCTGGCTAAGGTAGCGATGAATGGCCCTTCGCTGGGAGCCGTGCCGCGGGCCCACTGCCAGGTGCCGGTGGTGCCGTCGAGCTGAGCCAGCAACGCGTAGCCCGAAGTAGCGTGAGTGAGCGTGAGCGGGCTGCCGTCGAAGCTGAGTGCGGGGCCCTCGAAGCGCCCAGCTACCACCACGGAGCCCTGCGGACCGGCTACGATACCATATAAGTAGTCATATGTGTCGCTGCCGAGGCGGCGGGCCCAACTCCAAGTGCGGGAAGCTACATCGAGCCGGGCTACGTAGGCCTCGGAAGTATAATAACTAAAGGTGCCATTAGAGGCGACTGGTCCCCGGTTGCTGAGCGCGTGGGCACCGAAGCGGGACGTAGCACTGTTGAAAGAGCCAGCCAAGTACAAGCCGCCCATGCCGTCGAAGGCCAACACTC
This window contains:
- a CDS encoding M28 family peptidase, whose protein sequence is MKNNRIGLALALAAGLLVASCGPDKKETADTTSTPETPKVAAPSFNADSAYAFTARQVAFGPRVPNTKAHVATGDWLVKQFKSYGLTVKEQPFEVMAFDGKMLRSRNIIAQFAPTAARRIAVFAHWDTRPFADKDKEKKNAPLDGASDGASGVAIVLEMARVLSQQAAAQQPGVGVDFILFDSEDYGYDSSTQSDLKDQLSAQGKDSWCLGSQYWSKNLVPAGYKPSYGILLDMVGAKNAKFSREETSRQYARDVVDKVWNTGAQLGYSDFFLFQDSPGIDDDHVYTNQAGVRTIDIIDHLPVGDDYFPAYHHTTQDNMSVIDKRTLKAVGQTVLQTIYNE
- a CDS encoding galactose oxidase early set domain-containing protein, with amino-acid sequence MRNAIFFGLLLGRMVFPCRAQSLTEMRAAPTSSSVYARQAINLLPGFETTAAGWEARLTRPTNEVGQWSAPFGWTPYARPEGGTGIVGIHTHVLPNGNVFSWEGHNATSVMTMSPAYQWNPSTGTFTSFENSDSNIFCSGHNLMPDGKLLVAGGHHSYGTVFPSPDPLQPPTKVQEGYIGIADANIFDFSTGTWQTPASSHAVPLMAERRWYPTNTSLANGESLAIAGQIHGGNLPAPNAKANPTTQNLIPEVWQTGGGWRRLTGAARRLPLYPMMFGAPDGRVFNAGPNSNTGYLSTTGAGAWQDVGRHQLAHPQAVDLHQYDLGEHEAGTAVMYAPGKILIAGGGGFGGVTRTTELIDLNSASPQFRFGPNMAFGRQHVNATLLPDGTVLVTGGVSAATTVDADAVLSAEIWTPPTATAPDGSWRTVAAMKVPRLYHSTAVLLPDGRVLSAGGGEGGGFTAHYDAEIYSPPYLFNGPRPSVGGVPPAVGYGQSFILPTPDYARITRVTWVRLSSVTHSFNMNQRFAESSFTQTTNGLTVTAPPDANACPPGHYLLFLLDGNGIPSVGNIVKIGPSNCAAAVALSTAPRNSNNCAAMMRVSAAGTNLGTDYRWTIDGYYQPSYDGRTSIEVYLGTEAPSATVAVAVTSSCGGSAATSTQRVTHYFPKCDLK